The Gilliamella apicola genome window below encodes:
- a CDS encoding tyrosine-type recombinase/integrase: MAVLTDYKINASKSKAKEYTLKDGNGLFLNIHPNGSKYWLFRFSWNGKQTRMSFGTYPTVDIKQARYLCEQANFKLLSGIDPRLKENPTIDPVDEVLDEEPKCTFAQFAQHWLEFKMKKLNAKPSKDKKNNGRGSTEIQIRRAFTNDIFPVLKDKSIHKVTRNDLLCIIRKVEKRGALSVAEKIRSWLDEIFRYAVVTEGLEINPAADLDIASLPYRRNNRYPFIDVSELPELLVKLSTYQGSRLTILGLRLLLLTGVRTGELRFSEAWQFDLKNALWRIPASDVKQLQQVIEKVDNRVPDYIVPLSRQALDIVKELLSYHMRGQRYLIANRTNPLEAMSENTLNQALKNMGFKRRLCTHGIRHTISTALNDLKYDKDFIEAQLSHSDTNKVRATYNHAQYIEPRREMMQEWADLLDKWEQEVLDKINNK; the protein is encoded by the coding sequence ATGGCTGTACTCACTGACTATAAAATTAATGCATCAAAATCTAAAGCAAAGGAATACACTCTCAAAGACGGCAATGGGTTATTTCTAAATATTCATCCCAATGGTTCTAAATATTGGCTATTTCGTTTTTCTTGGAATGGTAAACAGACCCGAATGTCGTTTGGCACCTATCCTACTGTGGATATTAAGCAAGCCCGCTATTTGTGTGAGCAAGCCAACTTTAAATTGTTAAGCGGCATCGATCCTCGCTTAAAAGAAAATCCTACTATTGATCCCGTAGATGAAGTGCTTGATGAAGAGCCAAAATGCACTTTTGCTCAATTTGCACAGCATTGGCTTGAGTTTAAAATGAAGAAATTAAACGCAAAACCATCTAAAGATAAAAAGAATAACGGACGTGGCAGCACCGAAATTCAAATTCGTCGTGCGTTTACCAATGACATTTTTCCAGTCTTAAAAGATAAATCCATACATAAAGTCACAAGAAACGATTTATTGTGCATTATTCGTAAGGTAGAAAAACGAGGTGCATTATCTGTCGCCGAAAAAATAAGAAGTTGGCTTGATGAAATTTTTCGTTATGCCGTTGTCACTGAAGGATTAGAAATTAATCCAGCCGCCGATTTGGATATTGCATCCTTACCTTATCGCCGTAACAATCGCTACCCGTTTATCGACGTTAGTGAACTCCCTGAATTACTTGTTAAATTGTCAACCTACCAAGGCAGTCGTTTAACCATCTTGGGATTACGACTATTATTACTAACGGGAGTCAGAACAGGTGAGCTTCGTTTTTCTGAAGCCTGGCAATTTGATTTAAAAAATGCGCTGTGGCGTATTCCGGCATCGGATGTCAAACAGTTACAACAAGTTATTGAAAAGGTGGATAATCGGGTTCCTGATTATATTGTGCCTTTATCACGTCAAGCGTTGGATATTGTGAAGGAACTCCTGTCTTATCACATGAGAGGACAACGATATTTAATCGCTAATCGAACAAATCCTCTTGAGGCCATGAGTGAGAATACACTCAATCAAGCATTAAAAAATATGGGATTTAAACGTCGATTATGTACTCACGGAATCAGGCACACTATTTCAACTGCATTAAATGATCTTAAATATGATAAAGATTTTATCGAAGCTCAGTTATCCCATTCTGACACTAACAAGGTCAGAGCCACTTATAATCATGCTCAATATATTGAGCCTCGCCGTGAAATGATGCAAGAATGGGCTGATTTACTTGATAAATGGGAACAAGAAGTACTAGATAAAATAAATAATAAATAA
- a CDS encoding helix-turn-helix transcriptional regulator — protein sequence MINDDEQTYPTILRMPEVERRTGYKKSHIYELIKNNQFPPSIRIGVRSVGWNSAEIDNWIAERLANVN from the coding sequence ATGATTAATGATGACGAACAAACTTATCCCACTATCTTGCGTATGCCCGAAGTTGAAAGACGCACAGGTTATAAAAAATCACACATCTACGAACTGATCAAAAATAATCAATTCCCGCCATCGATTCGTATCGGTGTTCGTTCTGTTGGTTGGAATTCAGCGGAAATTGATAATTGGATTGCTGAGCGACTTGCGAACGTCAATTAA
- a CDS encoding LysR family transcriptional regulator, whose amino-acid sequence MNLKKLMYFRTVAQELNFGQAAAKLYVVQSSLSRAIQGLESRLGVILFERHLRQLKLTEHGSLLLQETNQIFCLIDSINHRIKASQQGQSYTIELAISPNIDGYRVAKLLRQYHEKYPHIHLHVHEAAYQDILSGLTQGRYHFALSLHMASHRYDSLIFKKLWQERLIILLSKQHPLMSLQHITFNDIQNYPFISFQPNTLLHELIYTATFSPLETLFVKSYSVLQALVMAGLGISIVTQSMLDNMQNQHVATRAIEPDLLVDTYLIYQPNRYSHQQIKNLESLVNTFFIRS is encoded by the coding sequence ATGAATCTAAAAAAACTGATGTATTTTAGAACAGTTGCGCAAGAGCTTAATTTTGGGCAGGCAGCCGCTAAACTTTATGTGGTTCAGTCATCGCTAAGTCGAGCGATACAAGGATTAGAATCACGATTGGGGGTGATTTTATTTGAACGACATTTGCGTCAGCTTAAATTAACTGAGCACGGAAGTCTGCTTTTACAAGAGACTAATCAGATTTTTTGTCTTATTGACAGCATTAATCATCGAATTAAAGCTTCACAACAAGGGCAGTCTTACACCATTGAGCTAGCTATTTCACCCAACATAGATGGATACCGCGTGGCTAAGCTATTACGGCAATACCATGAAAAATATCCACATATACATCTCCATGTTCATGAGGCGGCTTATCAGGATATTTTATCTGGTTTAACTCAAGGGAGGTATCACTTTGCATTATCGCTACACATGGCAAGTCATCGCTATGATTCACTTATTTTTAAAAAATTATGGCAGGAGCGACTAATCATCTTACTTTCAAAACAACATCCTTTAATGTCATTACAACACATAACATTTAATGATATACAAAATTATCCCTTTATTTCATTCCAGCCAAATACCTTGCTTCATGAGTTGATCTATACAGCTACTTTTAGCCCACTTGAAACATTATTCGTGAAATCCTATAGCGTGTTACAAGCACTGGTGATGGCCGGCTTAGGGATAAGTATAGTGACACAAAGCATGTTAGACAATATGCAAAACCAACATGTGGCCACTCGAGCTATTGAACCTGATTTATTGGTTGATACTTATCTTATCTACCAGCCTAATCGATACAGTCATCAGCAAATCAAGAATTTGGAAAGTCTAGTTAATACGTTTTTTATCCGTAGTTAG
- a CDS encoding thioesterase domain-containing protein, whose product MCIINKFDFILSSSNLEIKSKDFDDNKNIIFLFPPLSGWGIVYENIIGRVENYSFYCFDFYEDIFPEKLIDIYCHTIFKLSKNKSISIMGYSAGANIAFEVIKKLESVSIKIDKLIVLDAPLRDKKIIMDHIELKEFNDGFYNYLVDVGFIRKLKKYSKLDPDVLNNKIMKRHSTYKYFYNELINYGYLATDVYLIKSEKASDLTDKNIERWCNQVNGNVKIFSGGGDHFSMLSYPNVQKTLSTLKRIF is encoded by the coding sequence ATGTGCATAATTAATAAATTCGATTTTATCTTAAGTAGTTCAAATTTAGAAATAAAGTCTAAAGATTTTGATGATAATAAAAATATAATTTTTCTATTCCCCCCATTATCTGGCTGGGGGATTGTTTATGAAAACATTATAGGAAGAGTTGAAAATTATTCTTTTTATTGTTTTGATTTTTATGAAGATATTTTTCCTGAAAAACTAATTGATATTTATTGTCATACCATATTTAAACTTTCAAAAAATAAATCAATTTCAATTATGGGATATTCAGCAGGAGCTAATATTGCTTTTGAAGTTATTAAGAAATTAGAAAGTGTCAGTATAAAAATTGATAAACTGATAGTTCTAGATGCTCCACTTCGAGATAAAAAAATAATAATGGATCATATTGAATTAAAGGAGTTTAATGATGGTTTTTATAATTATCTGGTTGATGTTGGGTTTATAAGAAAATTGAAAAAATATTCTAAGTTAGATCCAGATGTACTAAATAATAAAATTATGAAAAGACATTCAACTTATAAATATTTTTATAATGAACTAATCAATTATGGTTATTTAGCTACTGATGTATATTTAATCAAATCAGAAAAAGCATCAGATCTTACCGATAAAAATATAGAAAGATGGTGTAATCAGGTAAATGGTAATGTTAAAATATTTTCTGGAGGTGGAGATCATTTCTCAATGCTGAGTTACCCAAATGTTCAAAAAACATTAAGTACGTTAAAAAGAATATTTTAA
- a CDS encoding DUF5680 domain-containing protein, whose protein sequence is MDINELYLHQFKSFLLKAKLHGYAGGDRLKIRSSDFSKKYLYEEDEFSYEDRYFGEFVDMGQEIVRYKGIPVWGMSYRGGIFSLYDDNKQKVFNFLRLALNEVDNQLPIRGPTLYQNGTYTYKNCTLGDLMSFTGHEEIWEGNEQICFRYYLGGMIRGRYNKEMKVI, encoded by the coding sequence ATGGATATTAACGAGCTATATTTACATCAATTTAAATCTTTTCTCCTTAAAGCAAAGTTGCATGGTTATGCTGGAGGGGATAGATTAAAAATTCGCTCCAGTGATTTTTCCAAAAAATATTTATATGAAGAAGATGAATTTAGTTATGAAGATCGTTACTTCGGCGAGTTTGTTGATATGGGACAGGAAATTGTTAGGTATAAAGGCATCCCTGTGTGGGGAATGAGCTATAGAGGCGGGATATTTTCCTTATATGATGACAATAAACAAAAGGTTTTCAACTTTTTAAGATTAGCATTGAACGAGGTAGATAATCAGCTACCTATTAGAGGTCCAACTCTTTATCAAAACGGCACATATACCTACAAAAATTGTACTTTAGGTGATTTAATGTCATTTACTGGGCATGAGGAAATTTGGGAAGGTAATGAACAGATATGTTTTAGATACTATTTAGGGGGAATGATAAGAGGTAGATATAATAAAGAAATGAAAGTAATTTAA
- a CDS encoding SPL family radical SAM protein, with protein sequence MKYYEIDCKNIIIKSKLPDTDYVVNPYIGCSFSCLYCYASFMGRFIGEPVENWGNYVYIKKNSVEIFDKQLKKFLDKNSSSTIFFSSVTDPYLPLEKKYQLTRNMLEILKNTNYPGLISILTKSALVLRDIDVLQGLKNVEVGFTITSSQDRISRALEIKAPSITSRLDALHKLNSHNIRTYAFLGPILPHLLQNPSELESLISLVAQTGTKSVYVEHINLSPYIKQKIVSYDKTLASTYLSLKKNKIQINDDFIRGLLDKYGLHLRLGNVIEHRK encoded by the coding sequence ATGAAATATTATGAAATAGACTGCAAAAATATTATTATAAAATCTAAATTACCAGACACTGATTATGTTGTAAATCCCTATATTGGTTGTAGTTTTTCCTGTTTATATTGCTATGCAAGCTTTATGGGGAGATTCATTGGCGAGCCTGTCGAAAACTGGGGGAATTATGTTTATATAAAAAAAAACTCAGTAGAGATATTTGATAAACAATTAAAAAAATTTTTAGATAAAAATTCGAGCTCAACAATATTTTTTAGCTCAGTAACAGATCCATATTTACCTCTTGAAAAAAAATATCAACTAACGAGGAATATGCTTGAAATATTAAAAAATACCAATTACCCTGGTTTGATAAGCATACTCACAAAGTCAGCTTTAGTGCTTAGGGATATAGATGTTTTGCAAGGTTTAAAAAATGTTGAAGTAGGTTTTACTATTACTTCATCTCAGGATCGTATAAGCCGAGCACTAGAGATAAAAGCGCCATCTATAACGAGCAGATTAGATGCATTACATAAACTGAATAGTCATAATATTAGAACTTATGCATTTCTTGGACCAATATTACCCCATCTTCTTCAAAATCCTTCTGAATTAGAATCTCTTATTTCACTTGTTGCACAAACAGGTACTAAATCTGTTTATGTAGAACATATAAATTTAAGCCCTTATATAAAACAAAAAATAGTTTCATATGATAAAACGTTGGCAAGCACCTATCTATCTTTGAAAAAAAACAAGATCCAAATAAATGACGATTTTATTCGAGGTTTGTTAGATAAATATGGACTTCACTTGCGATTAGGAAATGTGATTGAACATCGTAAATAA
- a CDS encoding MATE family efflux transporter — MTYTNSMNKNKMNIPKLLLNQAWPIFIGQLAVTSYSIIDLIIVGHFSSLDIAIVGVGDNVFFTIFIGFSAILLILPPLYAQKYSDGGFENVKNLTAQGFWLAIILSIIVCFILLNAEPLINISHLDEQSFFKVNEYLTILIIGVPALLIYKIIFAYASGIYKPKIIMFTNFIGLAIKGVLTYLFVLGFYSIPAMGVNGCALGTVCASWLVLIIAICIFFKKKIPLSISFKISTKTQLFLLKTGGPIGLTFLVDYSSFTIIGLLVANLGLTTMASHQIAANVSYISYLIPLSIGSASSVIVGSYLVKENQLAKKVGFSCIKSGVLIAFIYSLLLFLLRKQIASFYTTDQIVCDVASLLIGFVACYHFFDAIYTIVSGVLRSFNKTFIPTLILGSCLWGIGLCGGYFLTFDGEFGVKGFWFALIIAAIIASKITLLYFHNITLPNKYKEG; from the coding sequence ATGACATACACTAATTCCATGAACAAAAATAAGATGAATATACCAAAGCTACTATTAAATCAGGCTTGGCCTATATTTATAGGCCAATTGGCTGTTACAAGCTATTCCATTATTGACTTGATAATTGTTGGGCATTTCTCTTCTCTTGACATTGCTATTGTGGGCGTTGGGGATAATGTTTTTTTTACTATTTTTATTGGATTTTCTGCAATTTTGTTAATATTACCCCCCCTGTACGCTCAAAAATATAGTGACGGAGGGTTTGAAAATGTAAAAAATTTAACTGCGCAAGGATTCTGGTTAGCAATAATACTTTCGATTATTGTTTGTTTTATATTATTAAACGCAGAGCCACTGATTAACATTAGTCATCTAGATGAACAGTCATTTTTTAAAGTCAATGAATATTTAACAATTTTAATTATAGGTGTTCCTGCGTTATTAATTTATAAAATTATTTTTGCCTATGCCTCAGGAATTTATAAGCCTAAAATAATTATGTTTACAAATTTTATCGGACTTGCGATCAAAGGTGTACTTACTTATCTTTTTGTTTTAGGATTCTATTCCATACCAGCTATGGGAGTTAATGGATGCGCATTAGGAACCGTTTGTGCGTCGTGGTTAGTTCTTATAATAGCTATTTGTATCTTTTTTAAAAAGAAAATCCCATTGTCAATTTCGTTCAAAATTTCAACTAAGACACAACTTTTTTTATTAAAAACTGGAGGCCCAATTGGCCTCACTTTCTTAGTAGATTATAGCTCCTTTACTATTATAGGTCTATTGGTTGCTAATTTGGGATTGACTACAATGGCTAGCCATCAAATCGCTGCGAATGTGTCTTACATTTCTTATCTAATCCCTTTGTCAATAGGTAGTGCCTCTTCAGTAATTGTGGGGAGTTATTTGGTAAAAGAAAATCAATTAGCAAAAAAAGTAGGGTTTTCATGTATCAAATCAGGGGTTTTAATTGCTTTTATATATAGTTTATTGCTTTTTTTGCTAAGAAAACAGATTGCTTCATTTTATACAACTGATCAAATTGTATGTGATGTCGCATCCTTATTAATTGGCTTTGTTGCTTGTTATCATTTTTTTGATGCGATTTATACAATAGTTAGTGGCGTATTGCGAAGTTTTAATAAAACATTTATACCAACTCTTATTCTAGGTAGTTGCCTATGGGGAATAGGATTATGTGGTGGTTATTTCTTGACTTTCGATGGTGAGTTTGGGGTGAAAGGATTTTGGTTTGCGCTGATTATTGCGGCGATTATAGCATCAAAAATTACATTGTTATATTTTCATAATATAACCCTACCAAATAAGTATAAAGAAGGATAG
- a CDS encoding SPASM domain-containing protein, whose translation MLASLVGEYNFTFDAEDIDDVANRPNAYAIGNLKIGEQFHKLNCSTRAELPLTTDIINRAHLVRLYKKLHERGIDKLLIMRLFPVGRGMLLKEKIPSIEQYKLAIEVLLEQESKYGSPQIKLQCALKHLFPQFNKHPGENPCDLVSNSFGITPNGTLLASPWAYNASGKPLGEEWVLGNLSNQTLSEIFDSQKYKIMLSKVNENVGHCRIFSFFNSQKNLPIERIFDSADPLYNNL comes from the coding sequence ATGTTAGCATCACTCGTGGGTGAATATAATTTTACTTTTGATGCTGAAGATATAGATGATGTTGCAAATAGACCTAATGCTTATGCAATTGGAAACTTAAAAATAGGAGAGCAGTTTCACAAACTCAATTGTAGCACTAGGGCCGAGTTACCATTAACAACAGATATTATTAATCGAGCTCATCTAGTAAGATTATATAAAAAATTACATGAGAGAGGAATTGATAAACTTTTAATTATGCGTTTATTTCCCGTCGGTCGGGGAATGTTGTTAAAAGAAAAAATACCATCTATTGAACAGTACAAATTAGCAATTGAAGTTTTACTTGAACAAGAATCTAAATATGGATCACCACAGATAAAACTACAATGTGCATTGAAACATCTTTTTCCTCAATTTAATAAACATCCAGGTGAAAATCCTTGTGATTTAGTTTCTAATTCATTCGGGATTACCCCCAATGGTACATTACTAGCATCGCCTTGGGCTTATAACGCATCAGGTAAACCATTAGGTGAAGAGTGGGTGCTGGGAAATTTAAGTAATCAGACATTATCCGAAATCTTTGACTCTCAAAAATATAAAATCATGCTATCTAAAGTTAACGAAAATGTAGGCCATTGTAGAATATTTTCTTTCTTTAATTCGCAAAAAAATTTACCTATTGAACGAATATTTGATTCAGCTGATCCGCTTTATAATAACTTATAA
- a CDS encoding SMI1/KNR4 family protein has product MTTIINSKNPATIEDISNFEKIISGNLPSDYKDFLMKYNGGQPQPNTFGFFSDRNDESMVDQFLSLGREKHSNLLSYYENYKDRIPSDFIPIAHDAGGNLIIMELKSNSNRIYFWDHELEADEDEGEIPNMDNVYYINQSFTKFINDLYLFEEK; this is encoded by the coding sequence ATGACTACAATTATTAACTCTAAAAATCCCGCAACTATAGAAGACATTTCCAATTTTGAGAAAATTATTAGTGGTAATTTGCCAAGTGATTATAAAGATTTTTTAATGAAATATAATGGGGGACAACCTCAGCCAAATACATTTGGATTTTTTTCTGATAGAAATGATGAATCTATGGTAGATCAATTTCTTAGTTTAGGCAGAGAAAAACATAGCAATTTATTAAGTTATTACGAGAATTATAAGGACAGAATTCCTTCTGATTTCATACCCATAGCTCACGATGCTGGCGGTAATCTTATTATAATGGAATTGAAATCTAATAGTAATAGAATTTATTTTTGGGATCATGAGTTAGAAGCAGATGAAGATGAAGGTGAAATACCTAATATGGATAATGTCTATTATATTAATCAATCTTTTACCAAGTTTATAAATGATCTTTATCTCTTTGAGGAAAAATAA
- a CDS encoding protein-tyrosine phosphatase family protein, with product MSVTAELRKLFETELHNYLKANLVCASNIKCLKKEISIKKTKDNEASGYICFDFLNNARGYCLCTSVDSPELIDFFNKVNPPYRSNKPEGVVYAMNTSMEGSFKSFAPNFGGTVDLPRNEEEREKACEWIYTKVRDIYLPRAINLIELKPETVNDIILFPNYYAYPFLIILYLIKKHNMSLSDKDMESVFSKRKRIIGNKSFDKQLLEKYLSE from the coding sequence ATGTCGGTTACTGCGGAATTAAGAAAGTTGTTTGAAACTGAGTTACATAATTACTTGAAGGCAAACCTTGTATGTGCCTCAAATATCAAATGTTTAAAAAAGGAAATATCCATAAAAAAAACAAAAGATAATGAAGCAAGTGGTTATATATGTTTCGATTTCTTGAATAATGCACGTGGTTACTGCCTCTGCACAAGTGTTGATTCTCCTGAATTAATTGATTTTTTTAATAAAGTAAACCCACCATACAGATCAAACAAACCCGAAGGCGTCGTTTATGCAATGAATACTTCAATGGAGGGTAGTTTTAAATCATTCGCTCCCAACTTTGGTGGTACTGTGGATTTACCAAGAAATGAAGAAGAGAGAGAAAAAGCTTGCGAATGGATTTATACTAAGGTGAGAGATATTTATTTGCCAAGAGCTATCAATCTTATTGAGTTAAAACCTGAAACTGTAAACGATATCATATTATTTCCAAATTATTATGCTTATCCTTTTTTGATAATTTTATACCTAATCAAAAAACATAATATGTCTTTATCAGATAAAGACATGGAATCAGTGTTTAGCAAGAGAAAAAGAATTATAGGCAACAAATCGTTTGATAAACAACTTTTAGAGAAATATCTGTCAGAATAA
- the comJ gene encoding competence protein ComJ, which produces MENSKNQMVDLLISHNQILVRSRAYSEKLSQWGKENIEQGAVIHKDYVIFDPLPEEAFGANVFLKLTDNFVMDENTQRCIVTPFYINNSNNVEVASAAEQFKINIKFDTSLYDLYYEICEDDEVFYKFTFVPAEIPTVAKYLMDDPWGGEKDKALKLGFL; this is translated from the coding sequence ATGGAAAATTCTAAAAATCAAATGGTTGACTTGTTGATTTCACATAATCAGATTTTAGTTCGATCTAGAGCTTACTCTGAAAAATTATCTCAATGGGGCAAAGAGAATATTGAACAAGGTGCTGTTATTCATAAAGATTATGTTATATTTGACCCTTTACCTGAAGAGGCTTTCGGAGCTAATGTTTTTTTAAAATTAACAGATAATTTTGTCATGGACGAAAATACACAACGATGTATTGTGACACCTTTTTATATTAATAATAGTAATAACGTTGAAGTTGCATCAGCTGCAGAACAGTTCAAAATAAACATAAAATTTGATACTTCTTTATATGATCTTTACTATGAAATTTGTGAAGATGATGAAGTTTTTTACAAATTTACCTTTGTTCCTGCAGAAATACCTACAGTAGCCAAATATCTAATGGACGATCCTTGGGGTGGAGAAAAAGATAAAGCACTTAAACTTGGTTTTTTATAA